In Subdoligranulum variabile, the genomic stretch GGGTGCCCTGGATCATCGCCTTCTCCAGCTCGTACCGCACCATGATGTGCAGCGCGTAGGTCAGCTCGTCCGCCTCGGTGCGGATCAGCCCCGGCTCCGCCCGGTTCACCGCCCGCCAGATCTCCTCCTCGGTGACGTCCGCCAGCTGGGTGGGGAACAGTTCCCGCAGGGTGGGGTAGAGGCAGTGCACAAAGGCCCGGCTCCGGCCTACGTAGTTCTCAAACAGGCGGCTCTGGCTCTCGTGCAGGCCCATGGTGGCGCCGCCCGTGATGGCCGTGTAGTCCAGTTCCGGCGCGATGTGCCGCTCATACAGGGCATGGCCGCCCTCGTGGGCCACGCTGTACAGGTTGGAGAACATGTCCCGGGGCATGTAATGGGTGGTGATGCGCACATCCCCCCGCCAGAATTCCGTGGTGAAGGGATGCTCGCTCTCCGCCAGCAGGCAGTGCTCCGGCTCCAGCCCCCACAGTTCCATGATCTTTTGGGAGACCAGCTTCTGGGCGTCCAGCGGCCAGTCCTGGTCGAGAAAATCCGTGCGGATGGCCGCGCCGTGGTCCCGGATGGCCGCCAGCAGCGGCACGATGGTGGCCCGCAGCGTGGCGAAAAATTCATCGCACTGGGCGATGGTCAGCCCCCGCTCGTACCGGTCCAGCCATACCTCGTAGGGGTCCCGGTCGGGGGCAAAATACTTCGCCTGGGCCCGGCGGGCTTCCACGATTTTTTCCAGATAGGGGGCGAACAGCGCAAAGTCGTTGGTCCGCTTGGCCTTGGTCCACACCGGGATGCTCTGCTGCACCAGCTTGGTGAAGGCCGCATACTCCGCGGCGGGGATCTTGGCGATCTCGTCGTACTGCCGCTGCAGTTCCCGCACCTCGGCGGCCTGCTGCTCGTCCTCCGCGTCCGCCGCCGCCTGGCGCAGCAGCGCCGCGGTGTCCTCGTTCACCAGCAGGTCAAAACTGGCCCGGCTCAGCACCTCGCAGGCCTCCGCCCGGCCGTCGGCGCCCCCCTCCGGGGCCACCGTCTCGGCGTCAAAGTCAATGGCGTTCAGCGCATACCGGTAGGCATACAGCTGCTTTTCCAGCGCCCGCAGGCGCACAATGGATTCTTTCATGGGTCGTACCTCGTGTTTTGTAAAATTCAATCACTGTCTGTTATTTTACCACAGTGCGGCAGCATTTTCCATTGTCAGCGGCGTGAATTTATGGTATTGTGATACTAGACAGAGTGAAGGGGGAATGCAGCCGTGCCGGAGCATCAGCCGCTGGTCAGCATCATCGTGCCGATCTACAACGCCCAGAACCATATTGCGCGCTGTGTCGAGAGTATCCGCCGCCAGACCTATGAAAATCTCGAGATCCTGCTGCTCAACGACGGCAGCCAGGACGTGAGTCTGCAGGTCTGCCAGATGTACGCCGGGGTGGACAAACGCATCGTCCTCATCGACAAGGCCAACAGCGGGGTGGCCGCCACCCGCAACCTGGGGCTGCAGTTCGCCAAAGGGGCGTATCTCCAGTTCGTGGACGCCGACGACACCATCCTGCCCAACGCCACCGAACTGCTGGTGGACCGGGCCACCCGGTTCGACGCCGACCTGGTCATTGCCCACTACAACCGCATCACGCCGCCCCGCCCCCGCAGCGAGGAGGCGGAAGCCCGCCGTCCCCGGCCGCCCCGCCCCGACAAGGTGCAGACCTTCGGCTTCCTGCTGGAAGGTCCCATGAACAAGGAACAGTTCGCGGCGGGCCTTATGCAGGAGCCGGCCAGCTTCTACTACGGCGTCATGTGGAACAAACTCTACCGGGCGGACATCGTCCGCGCCCACGACGACATCCTCTGCGCCGAGGAGCTGGACTGGTCGGAGGACCTCTATTTCAACCTCAGCTACATCCGCTATGCCGAGAAGTTCTACGCCCTCTCCACCCCCATCTACAACTACTACAACACTCCCGGCAGCGCCGTGCATACCGTGCTGAACCCGGTGAATATCGTCACCACCCGGGCGGCGCTGTTCAACTACTACAAGGACCTGTACGAACATCTGGGCCTGTATGAGGAATACAAACCCCAGATCTACAAATACCTGGTGGCTGTGGCCGAGAGCTGAGGCCCCGGGCAAAGAAAGGAGCATCTGCCATGAAACGCTGTCCCAAGTGCGGGGCCGTCAGCCTGCGGCCCGGCGAAAAATTCTGTTCGAGGTGCGGTGCGCCCCTCTCTGACACGCCGCCCCAGGCCTCTGCCGGCTGGCCGCCGGAATCCTTTGTCCGGCGCAAGCGTACCGCGACCATCGTGGTGGTGGTCCTCATGCTGGTGGTGCTGGCGGCGGTGCTCTGGGTGGCGGCTTTCGGGATGTTCGGCCGCCCCGCCCAGCCCGCCGATGCCCCGGTGCAGAACCTGCCCGTCACGGCGGAGACCTCCCAGGGAACGCTGAATCTGGAGGAAGACGACCGGCTGTATCTGGAAAATCTCACGGCGGTGAAGGATATGACCCTCACCCTTGACGGCAAGTCCATCCCGTACGGTGTGGGCGCCGACGGCCGGGTCTACATCGACCGTGCCGCCCTCACCCGGACCGACATCCTGCTGCGGGCCATCCTGCCCAGCGGCGACGGCTGGCAGACCTCCCTGGCCCTGGTCTCCAAACCCAGCAATCCCTCGGCCTCCTTCGGCACCCTCTCGGTCTGCGACGAGGAGGGCTACAACGACCCCGACCAGGCCTACCTGGACGCCATGCTGTCGGTGTACTACCGCTCCCAGCTGCAGGCCTTCAACTCCCGCCAGGTGGAGGACCTGCGCTTCTCCACCGACCTCAACGACCAGAGCTGGGAAGGGTCCATCACCATGGGCGCCTACGACGCCGTGGCCTACAATCTGGACCAGTCCGACATGACCTTTACCACCGCGGGGCTGGCCTACGGGGACCACAAGGTCACCCTGAACGCCGCCGGCCAGTGGACCGGCACCAACCGCACCAGCGGCCAGACCGAGTCCGGCACCGACTACATGACCATCCAGGCCATCTGGCGGGACGGCATCTGGCAGGTGGACCGCTGCATGCCCTGTACCCAGGAAGAATACGAAAACGGTACGCTGAAACTTTCCAGCCACTGAATCCCGGCAGGACCTTGCGGTCCTGCCTTTTTTGTTCACAGAAAGTTTGGAATTTTGGTACTTGACTTAGTCAACTGATTGGGCTATACTTGACATTGTCAAGCGGAGAGGCCGCGAGACAGCAGCAAGAATCCACGCCCGCTGCGGCGGGCCCACCTCAGAAAGGGGTATAAGCGATGAGCAAGCTGAATGCATTTATGGAGATCCTGACCGGACATTTCAACAACAAGGACCAGTACGAGGCCAAGAAGGCGGAGAACTTCCCCTATGCGGAGCATGTGAACACCGCCTGCAACGACAAGATCACCGGATTGCCGGCGGATTTTGCGGGGGTGTTCATGGTGGAGGAGAGCTATTTCACGGCCAATGGCTCCACCCACGCGGCGCCCCATCTGTTCCTGTTCACCGAGCAGGCGGACGGCGTGCTGCTGACCAGCTACGATCTGCCGGCAGGCTACGACAAGGACAGCTTCACCTACGAGAATATGAAGCCGGTGGCCTACGCCGACCTGAAGCCGTCGGCGAAGTTCACCCCGGCGCTGTACAAGGAGAAGGACGGCGTCTGGGAGGGCGGCAGCGTGTCGATGTTCAGCCCGGTGCTGAAGTTCACCCTGTTTGAGCGGTTCAGCCCCGAGGTGCTGGAAGTTTCCGAGAGCATGGAAGTCAACGGCAAACGCACCTTCGGCTACGACGAGCCCATCCTGTACAAGCGGGTATAAGTGTTTTTGTTCCTTCTTTGCAAAGAAGGAACCGAAGAAACTCCCACTAAAAATCCCCCGCAGGGAATTTCCCTGCGGGGGATTTTTGATTAGAGTTCTTTTGGTTCTTTTCTTGCAAGAAAAGAACAGAAAGCGCTTACCGCCCGATGGGCGCGCACTTGTTGGCCAGCCAAGTCTTTTCCTCGTCGTTCAGGCGGGGGGCCAGCGTCTCATAGACATGCTTGTGGAAGGCGTTCAGCCAGTCGATCTGCACCCGGGACAGCTCATCCACCAATACCGGCGTGGTGTCGATGGGCACCACCGTCAGCGGCGTGAATCCCAACCAGTGTCCGTACTGGTTGTCGCCCAGGTCGAT encodes the following:
- a CDS encoding carboxypeptidase M32, which produces MKESIVRLRALEKQLYAYRYALNAIDFDAETVAPEGGADGRAEACEVLSRASFDLLVNEDTAALLRQAAADAEDEQQAAEVRELQRQYDEIAKIPAAEYAAFTKLVQQSIPVWTKAKRTNDFALFAPYLEKIVEARRAQAKYFAPDRDPYEVWLDRYERGLTIAQCDEFFATLRATIVPLLAAIRDHGAAIRTDFLDQDWPLDAQKLVSQKIMELWGLEPEHCLLAESEHPFTTEFWRGDVRITTHYMPRDMFSNLYSVAHEGGHALYERHIAPELDYTAITGGATMGLHESQSRLFENYVGRSRAFVHCLYPTLRELFPTQLADVTEEEIWRAVNRAEPGLIRTEADELTYALHIMVRYELEKAMIQGTLAVRDLPAAWNAKYKEYLGLDVPDDGHGCLQDIHWAMGDMGYFPSYALGSAYGAQAIADLSKTMDLDAQWAEGNLQPLKDALCDRLWQYGNLKEPAWLVKSLCGGDFDPHYFTDYLKAKYTALYQL
- a CDS encoding glycosyltransferase produces the protein MPEHQPLVSIIVPIYNAQNHIARCVESIRRQTYENLEILLLNDGSQDVSLQVCQMYAGVDKRIVLIDKANSGVAATRNLGLQFAKGAYLQFVDADDTILPNATELLVDRATRFDADLVIAHYNRITPPRPRSEEAEARRPRPPRPDKVQTFGFLLEGPMNKEQFAAGLMQEPASFYYGVMWNKLYRADIVRAHDDILCAEELDWSEDLYFNLSYIRYAEKFYALSTPIYNYYNTPGSAVHTVLNPVNIVTTRAALFNYYKDLYEHLGLYEEYKPQIYKYLVAVAES
- a CDS encoding zinc ribbon domain-containing protein, with the protein product MKRCPKCGAVSLRPGEKFCSRCGAPLSDTPPQASAGWPPESFVRRKRTATIVVVVLMLVVLAAVLWVAAFGMFGRPAQPADAPVQNLPVTAETSQGTLNLEEDDRLYLENLTAVKDMTLTLDGKSIPYGVGADGRVYIDRAALTRTDILLRAILPSGDGWQTSLALVSKPSNPSASFGTLSVCDEEGYNDPDQAYLDAMLSVYYRSQLQAFNSRQVEDLRFSTDLNDQSWEGSITMGAYDAVAYNLDQSDMTFTTAGLAYGDHKVTLNAAGQWTGTNRTSGQTESGTDYMTIQAIWRDGIWQVDRCMPCTQEEYENGTLKLSSH